Proteins from a genomic interval of Acomys russatus chromosome 19, mAcoRus1.1, whole genome shotgun sequence:
- the Ech1 gene encoding LOW QUALITY PROTEIN: delta(3,5)-Delta(2,4)-dienoyl-CoA isomerase, mitochondrial (The sequence of the model RefSeq protein was modified relative to this genomic sequence to represent the inferred CDS: deleted 2 bases in 2 codons), with protein sequence MASAMTVSSKLRGLLMQQLRGTSQLYHVSLRSLSASAREATKRAPEEEFSDHNYETIQVTSAHKHVLHVELSRPEKRNALNKAFWRELVECFQKISKDSDCRAVVISGAGKMFTSGIDLMDAAPDIMQPKGDDGARIAWYLRNLICQYQKTFTVIEKCPKPVIAAVHGGCIGAGVDLISACDIRYCAQDAFFQVKEVDVGLAADVGTLQRLPKIMGNQSLVNELVFTARKLMADEALDSGLVSRVFPDKDAMLNAAFALAADISSKSPVAVQVSKVNLIYSRNHSVDESLDYMATWNMSMLQTQDIVKAVQATMEKKDATFSKL encoded by the exons ATGGCTAGCGCGATGACAGTTTCCAGCAAACTCCGCGGCCTGCTGATGCAGC aGCTGAGAGGCACCAGCCAGCTGTACCACGTCAGCCTTCGGTCTCTGAGCGCCTCCGCGCGCGAGGCCACCAAGAGAGCCCCGGAGGAGGAATTCTCGGACCACAACTACGAGACTATTCAAGTGACATCCGCCCACAAGCATGTTCTCCACGTGGAGCTAAGCCGGCCGGAGAAGAGGAACGCCCTGAACAAAGCCTTCTGGAG GGAACTGGTGGAATGCTTCCAGAAGATATCGAAGGACTCCGACTGCCGGGCTGTGGTAATTTCCGGTGCAGGAAAAATGTTCACGTCAG GGATTGACCTCATGGACGCGGCTCCCGACATCATGCAGCCTAAGGGAGACGACGGGGCCCGCATTGCCTGGTACCTACGCAACCTCATCTGCCAGTACCAGAAAACCTTCACCGTCATTGAGAAG TGCCCCAAGCCAGTGATCGCGGCTGTCCACGGTGGCTGCATAGGCGCAG GTGTGGATCTTATCTCTGCCTGTGACATCCGCTACTGTGCCCAGGATGCTTTCTTCCAGGTCAAG GAGGTGGATGTGGGCCTGGCTGCTGATGTAGGAACTCTGCAGAGACTGCCCAAGATCATGGGGAACCAGAG CCTGGTCAATGAGCTGGTCTTCACTGCTCGCAAGCTGATGGCTGATGAGGCCCTGGACAGCGGGCTGGTCAG CCGAGTGTTCCCAGATAAG GACGCCATGCTGAATGCAGCCTTCGCTCTG GCGGCTGATATTTCCAGCAAGAGCCCTGTGGCTGTGCAGGTGTCAAAGGTCAACCTGATCTACTCCCGAAACCATTCTGTGGACGAGAGCCTTGACTACATG GCCACCTGGAACATGAGCATGCTGCAGACGCAGGACATCGTCAAGGCGGTCCAGGCAACCATGGAGAAGAAAGACGCCACTTTCTCCAAGCTCTGA